Proteins from a single region of Deinococcus apachensis DSM 19763:
- a CDS encoding prepilin-type N-terminal cleavage/methylation domain-containing protein has translation MTRHGFTLVELLIVLAILGILMSIFSVSYLRSIRAAEVREGAGQIAADLRAARSSAQRQSMPGAFKWAGTGSLTSYTLELPSGTATPKTASLPRGVTFRCLDGCPSTRTLVYNAPYGEMTSAINGTRFIVESQAPNIPSIEVRVVGVTGRVMLVRAP, from the coding sequence ATGACGCGTCACGGTTTTACGTTGGTCGAGTTACTGATTGTTCTCGCTATTCTAGGAATTCTGATGAGTATTTTCAGCGTGTCCTACCTTCGTAGTATTCGCGCCGCTGAGGTCCGTGAAGGCGCTGGTCAAATCGCTGCTGATTTGCGGGCTGCACGATCCAGCGCGCAGAGGCAGAGCATGCCGGGTGCTTTCAAGTGGGCTGGCACGGGCAGTTTGACAAGCTACACCCTAGAACTGCCCAGCGGTACGGCAACACCCAAAACAGCCAGTCTACCGCGTGGAGTAACTTTCCGGTGTCTGGATGGTTGCCCTTCCACGCGGACGTTGGTCTATAACGCGCCCTACGGTGAGATGACTTCGGCCATCAACGGCACCCGATTCATTGTGGAAAGCCAAGCGCCGAATATTCCCTCTATCGAAGTGCGGGTGGTGGGGGTTACTGGACGGGTCATGCTTGTGAGGGCTCCATGA
- a CDS encoding tyrosine-type recombinase/integrase: MAKRANGEGTMSRRKDSSGKTIGWRASVTVGIAEDGSQKRRWVSGKTQGEVQEKLRALQSDLHQGTLADTDRMTVADFLNHWVAHKEREGNKPNTVQSYRDTVNRYITPKLGRVKLEKLRPLDVEHMLTGLRRDGKSTSLQVYALRVLKMALQQAVRWQMLPRNVADAVKPPKMERQEMQVWDRQQVADFLKATEAHPLHAAFYLALMTGMRRGELVGLKWEDVDLDRARLTVRNNLVEVIGAPIEGKTRLKKATTSSVRLEVSTPKSKASRRTIVLSKGTVQKLREQQARQKAWREHAAEAWTEQGFVFTTVTGALVWPSALAKAYTNLVKEAGVPPIRFHDMRHTAASLMISVGIPPKTVSERLGHSDVAFTLRTYTHLYDAQREEAAFDIADLV; encoded by the coding sequence ATGGCTAAGCGGGCCAACGGCGAAGGCACCATGAGTCGCCGGAAAGACAGCAGCGGTAAAACCATTGGGTGGCGCGCGAGCGTCACCGTCGGCATAGCCGAGGATGGGTCACAGAAGCGGCGCTGGGTGAGTGGGAAAACCCAGGGCGAAGTACAGGAGAAGCTCCGCGCGCTGCAGTCCGATCTTCATCAGGGCACCCTGGCAGACACGGATCGGATGACGGTTGCCGACTTCCTGAACCACTGGGTGGCGCACAAGGAGCGCGAAGGCAATAAGCCAAACACGGTGCAGAGTTACCGTGACACGGTCAACCGCTACATCACCCCGAAGCTCGGTCGGGTGAAACTGGAAAAACTGCGCCCGCTGGACGTCGAGCACATGTTGACGGGCCTACGCAGGGATGGCAAGAGCACATCCCTGCAGGTGTATGCCTTGCGCGTCCTGAAGATGGCGCTTCAACAGGCTGTGCGCTGGCAGATGCTGCCGCGTAACGTGGCCGACGCGGTGAAGCCGCCCAAGATGGAGCGTCAGGAAATGCAGGTCTGGGATCGGCAGCAGGTGGCGGACTTCTTGAAGGCCACTGAAGCTCATCCCCTGCACGCCGCGTTCTACTTGGCCCTGATGACCGGCATGCGGCGCGGTGAGCTTGTGGGGCTGAAGTGGGAAGACGTTGATTTGGACCGGGCGCGTCTGACCGTGAGGAACAACCTTGTGGAGGTCATTGGCGCGCCGATTGAAGGCAAGACCCGCCTGAAAAAGGCCACCACGTCGTCGGTACGTCTGGAAGTCTCCACACCCAAGAGCAAGGCGTCCCGCCGCACCATCGTGTTGTCCAAAGGCACGGTGCAGAAACTCCGCGAGCAGCAGGCCCGGCAGAAGGCGTGGCGCGAGCATGCGGCCGAAGCGTGGACGGAGCAGGGCTTCGTGTTCACGACCGTGACAGGAGCCTTGGTGTGGCCCAGCGCGCTGGCCAAGGCGTACACCAATCTGGTGAAGGAGGCGGGCGTGCCGCCTATCCGGTTCCACGACATGCGGCATACGGCGGCGTCCCTCATGATCAGCGTGGGCATCCCGCCGAAGACGGTCAGTGAGCGTCTGGGGCACAGCGACGTGGCCTTCACGCTGCGCACGTATACCCACCTGTACGATGCCCAGCGAGAGGAAGCCGCGTTCGACATCGCCGATCTGGTCTGA
- a CDS encoding excisionase family DNA-binding protein yields MIEPTQEKLVYNPKELEPLLQLSKNTINALLRSGRLRSVRVGRRYLIPRDAVQQFLAGTAQS; encoded by the coding sequence ATGATTGAACCCACCCAGGAGAAGCTCGTCTACAACCCCAAAGAACTGGAACCCCTGCTGCAGCTGTCCAAGAACACCATCAACGCCCTCCTGCGTTCCGGACGGCTGCGCAGCGTCCGGGTGGGTCGGCGTTACCTCATTCCGAGGGACGCCGTTCAGCAGTTCCTGGCTGGCACCGCTCAGTCCTGA
- a CDS encoding type II secretion system protein — translation MTSRQQGLTLVEVLVALALFGVLMAVLLPSITALLGINRQGERQLNGTTQAQQVIESVKGAWQDTPGMTAAQLQQAQDRFDANCVPGLSLPSGVTARSQERTSRAAVITGKTLVDIVAACPTTSTTSPAMRRVQVSAGTGAQMVTLTLDVLRPQ, via the coding sequence ATGACCAGCAGACAACAGGGGTTGACCCTGGTCGAGGTGCTCGTCGCTCTGGCCCTGTTCGGCGTCTTGATGGCAGTGCTGCTTCCCAGCATCACGGCGCTGCTGGGCATTAACCGGCAGGGCGAGCGGCAACTTAATGGCACCACCCAAGCGCAACAAGTGATTGAATCGGTCAAGGGGGCTTGGCAGGACACTCCTGGAATGACAGCAGCGCAGTTGCAACAGGCGCAGGATCGGTTCGACGCCAACTGCGTGCCAGGACTGTCGTTACCCAGCGGAGTCACCGCGCGCAGCCAGGAGCGAACCTCCCGCGCCGCTGTCATCACCGGTAAGACTCTAGTCGACATTGTCGCGGCCTGCCCAACCACATCCACGACATCCCCCGCTATGCGGCGTGTTCAAGTTTCGGCTGGCACGGGAGCCCAAATGGTGACACTCACCCTCGACGTGTTGAGGCCGCAATGA
- a CDS encoding PilW family protein → MKSQQGFTLVELLVVMAILGIVLLALSSTFISGSRTTTLSAARAELQQETVNAEQLIAGRVKEAWYVFPPGQTLNLGNGDTRRNPLVTPASGSWTVYTHPILAMVLPPRIPPGTTPSTTCAPGTNDYCYRFYAYYPVKRSVWVGATSGASNPGADTLNDASTWVLVEYRSYYYSGGPATLSYSTVVTTPSLLSAPPITATQAGDANLLSDYIVPTNATGGPYTMFSYVPSTAATTGVTGVNINLATGRQVNGKAVRLPSATGTYSLSAYPLNLGRVATN, encoded by the coding sequence ATGAAATCACAGCAGGGATTTACACTGGTGGAACTGCTGGTCGTGATGGCGATTCTCGGAATCGTGCTGTTGGCGCTGAGCAGCACCTTCATCAGCGGTTCCCGCACCACGACCCTTTCGGCGGCACGAGCTGAATTACAGCAGGAAACGGTCAATGCCGAGCAACTCATCGCCGGGCGGGTCAAGGAGGCGTGGTACGTCTTTCCCCCCGGACAGACGCTGAACCTCGGAAACGGGGATACTCGTCGTAACCCCTTGGTCACCCCTGCCAGCGGAAGCTGGACTGTGTACACCCATCCCATTCTGGCGATGGTGTTGCCACCTCGCATTCCACCGGGAACCACACCGTCGACAACCTGCGCGCCAGGCACCAATGACTATTGCTACCGCTTTTACGCGTATTACCCGGTGAAACGCTCGGTCTGGGTGGGTGCAACCAGTGGCGCCTCCAATCCCGGCGCGGACACACTTAATGACGCCTCCACCTGGGTTTTGGTCGAGTATCGCAGTTACTACTATTCCGGCGGTCCGGCTACTCTCTCCTATTCCACCGTTGTGACGACGCCCAGCCTGCTTTCTGCTCCACCCATCACCGCAACCCAGGCAGGGGACGCCAACCTTCTGTCCGACTACATCGTTCCGACTAACGCGACGGGAGGCCCTTACACCATGTTCAGCTACGTGCCCTCTACCGCCGCCACCACGGGAGTCACGGGCGTCAATATCAACCTCGCCACAGGCCGTCAGGTGAACGGCAAAGCCGTGCGTCTGCCCAGTGCGACCGGCACGTATAGTCTCAGTGCTTACCCCCTCAATTTGGGGCGCGTGGCGACGAACTGA
- a CDS encoding dynamin family protein, giving the protein MLVSGPVQDLLSRERALLADLQAFLETQGAPPEAVEYARGAVRSLDESFLLVVVGEFNAGKSSFVNALLGATVLPEGVTPTTDRIYVLVHGDQPGQMEPTRDPFVSRLTYPLRSLEGVALVDTPGTNAIIRQHQALTEGFLPRADLVLFLTSADRPFTESERQFLALAARWGRSVVLVVNKADLLETPEQREQVRQFVETGARGVLGLTPPVFLISARGEQRGGDPGFAALRDALRTRLSETERTRLKLQSPLGTAAEILSGEETRAEAALRTLTEDLSILRDLEAQRERHRETMLGELDGQLNRLGRLLSEFEVRADRFIDARLRFSNLRGLMNSRELEEDFRREAVADLPDALDRQFGTMIDRFVEANLHFWEDVQAFLIRRQPSNEVARTRFSYDRGALLEGIAGSAREHLETTTEHELARQLARDAEDALKGAVGGLAGGIGIGAGLGALVGASAVDFTGGILAGLTLGSLGLFVLPNKRLQAHRQLRQKVAGLREALERIVRREYEREQERADARLRDAISPYTRFTQQEQARLAQAGARAAELRARLESLQADVKALA; this is encoded by the coding sequence ATGCTCGTTTCCGGCCCGGTGCAGGACCTCCTCTCGCGTGAGCGGGCGCTGCTCGCTGACCTCCAGGCTTTTCTGGAAACGCAGGGGGCGCCCCCTGAGGCCGTCGAGTACGCCCGGGGGGCCGTACGTTCCCTCGACGAGAGCTTCCTGTTGGTGGTCGTCGGCGAGTTCAATGCGGGCAAGAGTTCCTTCGTGAACGCGCTGCTGGGGGCGACGGTGCTGCCGGAAGGGGTGACGCCCACCACCGACCGCATTTACGTCCTCGTCCACGGTGACCAGCCCGGGCAGATGGAGCCCACCCGCGACCCCTTCGTGAGCCGCCTGACCTATCCCCTCCGGAGCTTAGAGGGGGTGGCGCTCGTGGACACGCCGGGCACGAACGCGATCATCCGTCAGCACCAGGCGCTTACCGAGGGCTTTCTTCCGCGGGCAGATCTCGTGCTGTTCCTGACCTCGGCTGACCGACCCTTCACCGAGTCCGAGCGGCAATTTCTCGCCCTCGCCGCGCGCTGGGGCCGCAGCGTGGTGCTCGTGGTGAACAAGGCGGACCTGCTGGAGACGCCCGAGCAGCGCGAGCAGGTGCGGCAATTCGTGGAGACGGGTGCGCGGGGGGTGCTGGGCCTGACGCCCCCCGTCTTCCTGATCAGCGCGCGGGGCGAGCAGCGGGGGGGTGATCCCGGCTTTGCGGCCCTGCGGGATGCCCTCCGCACCCGCCTCTCGGAGACGGAACGGACCCGCCTCAAGCTGCAAAGTCCCCTGGGCACGGCGGCGGAGATCCTTTCCGGGGAGGAAACGCGCGCGGAGGCGGCCCTCCGCACCCTCACCGAGGACCTGAGCATCCTGCGCGACCTGGAGGCCCAGCGCGAGCGGCACCGGGAAACCATGTTGGGCGAACTCGACGGCCAGCTCAACCGCCTGGGCCGCCTGCTGAGCGAGTTCGAGGTGCGGGCCGACCGCTTCATCGACGCCCGGCTACGCTTTTCCAACCTGCGCGGCCTGATGAACAGCCGCGAGCTGGAGGAGGACTTCCGGCGGGAGGCAGTGGCGGACCTGCCTGACGCCCTCGACCGGCAATTCGGCACCATGATCGACCGCTTCGTGGAGGCGAACTTGCACTTCTGGGAAGACGTGCAGGCCTTCCTGATCCGCCGCCAGCCCAGCAATGAGGTCGCGCGCACCCGCTTCTCCTACGACCGGGGAGCCCTGCTGGAGGGAATTGCCGGAAGCGCCCGCGAGCATCTGGAGACGACCACCGAACACGAACTCGCTCGTCAGCTCGCGCGCGACGCCGAGGACGCGCTCAAGGGCGCGGTGGGCGGCCTGGCCGGGGGCATCGGCATCGGGGCGGGGCTGGGAGCACTCGTTGGCGCCTCGGCGGTGGACTTCACTGGGGGCATTCTGGCGGGGCTGACACTGGGGAGCCTGGGGCTGTTCGTGCTGCCCAACAAGCGGCTTCAGGCGCACCGTCAACTGCGGCAGAAGGTTGCTGGGCTGCGCGAGGCCCTGGAGCGCATCGTTCGCCGGGAGTACGAGCGCGAGCAGGAGCGGGCCGACGCCCGGCTGCGCGACGCAATCAGCCCCTACACCCGCTTTACCCAGCAGGAGCAGGCGCGCCTGGCCCAGGCCGGGGCACGCGCCGCCGAACTGCGTGCTCGCCTGGAAAGCCTGCAGGCCGACGTGAAGGCGCTGGCGTAA
- a CDS encoding phage tail protein, which translates to MNGRYLRNIILGLVLGGAGLAATSVPNIFQAGSVISSGQVNQNFAALASAVDGVQANVDRVAGRFGGGASGLGPSGCLSSGYVGQVFMFAGEYGPEGAMVADGRLLPIAQNVALFSILGTRYGGDGKTTFALPDLRDVVPRSANGVPVNYFICDVGIYPSRKD; encoded by the coding sequence ATGAACGGACGGTATCTGAGAAACATCATCCTCGGTCTGGTGCTGGGCGGCGCGGGGCTGGCCGCGACGTCCGTGCCGAACATCTTCCAGGCGGGCAGCGTGATCAGTTCGGGTCAGGTCAACCAGAACTTCGCGGCCCTGGCGAGCGCCGTGGACGGGGTGCAGGCGAACGTGGACCGGGTGGCGGGCCGGTTCGGGGGCGGCGCTTCAGGGTTAGGGCCGAGCGGCTGCCTGTCGTCCGGGTACGTCGGCCAGGTGTTCATGTTTGCCGGTGAGTACGGGCCTGAGGGGGCCATGGTGGCGGACGGGCGGCTCCTCCCGATCGCACAAAACGTCGCGCTGTTCTCGATTCTCGGCACCCGGTATGGGGGGGATGGAAAGACGACCTTCGCCCTCCCGGACCTGAGGGATGTCGTGCCCAGATCGGCGAACGGCGTGCCCGTGAACTACTTTATCTGCGACGTGGGCATTTATCCGTCCAGGAAGGATTGA
- a CDS encoding helix-turn-helix domain-containing protein, translating to MDTDDLIRQRIRARMQERGLTQAELARQLGIKPPSLAQILSGRRGKVPESLLAVLNALALRVDVRPIEEERHG from the coding sequence GTGGACACCGATGATCTTATTCGTCAGCGTATCCGGGCGCGCATGCAGGAACGCGGGTTGACCCAGGCGGAGCTGGCTCGGCAGCTGGGCATCAAGCCACCCTCTCTGGCGCAAATTCTCAGTGGACGCCGGGGCAAGGTGCCGGAAAGCCTGCTGGCGGTGCTGAATGCCTTGGCTCTCCGTGTGGACGTGCGACCGATTGAGGAGGAGCGTCATGGCTAA